Below is a window of Georgenia soli DNA.
GGCTCCGTCCAGTAGAGGTGGTGCGACCCCGCCTCGTCACTGACCCAGTCCTCCTGCGGGTCCCAGAAGGGCCCCGCGTCGATCGCGACCACGTGCCACCCCGCACGGGCCAGGCGCTGTGTCAGGGTGGCCCCGCCCGCACCGCATCCCACGACGACCAGGTCGACCTCCTCGGCGTCGGCGAAGGTGCGCATCCGGTCCCGCAGCTCGTGGTTCGTGCCTGGCCGCGGCGGGAGCAGCCACGCCGAGGCGTTCCGGTCCTGCACCCGAGTCATGTCGCACCCCCGCTGACGGGGGCGCCCTCCGACCCTGCCGGCTCCCCGGAGTGGGCCGCGCGGCGCGTCGGGTCCGACGGGCGGGCGTCCGCCACCTCGAACGGCTCCCGGGCGTCCAGGCCGAGGTTCTTGTACCCGCGCGGGTACGCGGGACCGCCGAAACCGATCTCGTCCCACGCCCACGGGTGGGAGTAGAAGGCGGTGCACGCGTACCGGGTCCACAGGCTCCACACGTGCAGGGCCACCATGCCGTGCCAGCGCTCACCCTCGAGATCGAGGACCGTCGCCAGCACCTGCTCCTGGTGCGCCGGGGGCAGGTCGGCGAAGCGCTGTCCGGCGGAGCCCGCCAGGTGGCCGGCGTCCTCATCGAGGTGGGCGAGGGTGCGGCGCCAGGCGGCACCGTCCTCCGGCATGTCGTCGTAGTGCCAGCCGTCGGTCTGGCCGGCGGCGAGCCGGGCGTCGACCATGATCTCGACGGGGACCCTGGGCTCACCACGCTGGCCGAGCAGCTGGTCGCAGAGCGCGCGTGCGGTGCGGGCCTGGTCGGCGGTGAAGAACCGCAGCGGCCCCGGCGGCTCCAGGCGCGACCGGACGAGGCGTTCGGTCGCCGCGTCCCAGTGCCGGGACTGGGAGAGCGTGTCGAAGCCGGGGAAGCGCCCTCCGCCGTCGTCCGGGGCGAGCGGGAGCCGGCTCACTGCTCCCTCCGCAGCACCGCCGCGAGGAGCCCCATCCCCCCGACCATGGTCATGAGGAGCGGTGCCAGGATCGGCGGGCCCATCTCCACGTTGTACCGCCAGTTGCGCCACCCGCCCGGCTTCTGGGCGACGCCGCGGGCGTGCAGGTACACGCCCTGCAGGCCGTTCGCCACGATGGTCGCCGACGCCAGCGGCAGCAGGGTCTTCGCCATCCGCCGGCTCGCGAACCCAGCCACGCCC
It encodes the following:
- a CDS encoding gluconate 2-dehydrogenase subunit 3 family protein, whose translation is MSRLPLAPDDGGGRFPGFDTLSQSRHWDAATERLVRSRLEPPGPLRFFTADQARTARALCDQLLGQRGEPRVPVEIMVDARLAAGQTDGWHYDDMPEDGAAWRRTLAHLDEDAGHLAGSAGQRFADLPPAHQEQVLATVLDLEGERWHGMVALHVWSLWTRYACTAFYSHPWAWDEIGFGGPAYPRGYKNLGLDAREPFEVADARPSDPTRRAAHSGEPAGSEGAPVSGGAT